In the genome of Osmerus mordax isolate fOsmMor3 chromosome 15, fOsmMor3.pri, whole genome shotgun sequence, one region contains:
- the prdm14 gene encoding PR domain zinc finger protein 14, which translates to MSVSVSSLPVVKDKSIHPSPLKSSPNHGTAYYHAHMTGTHYMDLFAGTHNLLHPLKSLGRLVTDTQTVMPFNFGGGTPPFIGHGGHQATVLHEQIFNVSSIPYRMLPGHTIYSRHDEQAAVATEHATGPLSDFSSPSSERSSAPSATPPKESLFRLRDTNSSPEKIRTYCFSEDDLFTVLYGYSRSQEHHAISGVALPGKSVSESQFLSLDTDVLELPEGLTILQTTCGNASHYGVFSNKGSIPKGTRYGPFQGKLVNTSEIKTHDDNTLMWEVFENGRLSHFVDGRGSSGNWMSLVKCARFPEEQNLIAIQSQRQIFYETCKDVQPSQELLVWYGDCYVQFLGIPLTLKNSLEENNSMLPAEDLGEGFKCDRCGKVFAYKYYRDKHLKYTRCVDQGDRKFPCHLCNRSFEKRDRLRIHILHVHEKHRPHKCSVCGKSFSQSSSLNKHMRVHSGERPYKCVYCNKAFTASSILRTHIRQHSGERPFKCKHCGKAFASHAAHDSHVRRTHTKDKPSPCDVCGSTFPDVEELKHHMKNHTKRPFLETAALPSLSTNESIEGAGMFSVGKPSRTQRLQSENFPFSGLTTTTHLQTTTHPQTTTHPQTTTHPQTTTHPQTTTYPQTTTHLQTTTHPQTTTHLQTTTHPQTTTHLQTTTHPQTTTHLQTATHPQTTTHLQTTTHPQTTSPHLRGCPAVTPSSPLRSGGVKGCRRFKDVELQPLLQFSLLLPG; encoded by the exons ATGTCAGTGTCCGTGTCCAGTCTTCCAGTGGTGAAGGACAAGAGTATTCATCCCAGCCCGCTTAAATCTAGCCCTAATCACGGGACGGCTTATTACCATGCCCATATGACTGGCACTCATTACATGGATCTCTTCGCGGGGACCCACAACCTCCTCCATCCGCTGAAGTCTCTCGGCCGTCTGGTCACAGACACCCAAACGGTCATGCCTTTCAACTTCGGAGGCGGAACACCTCCTTTCATTGGCCATGGTGGACATCAAGCCACTGTGCTACACGAACAAATCTTCAATGTGTCCAGTATTCCGTACAGGATGCTGCCCGGACATACTATTTACTCCAGGCACGATGAGCAGGCTGCCGTGGCGACTGAACATGCTACCGGGCCACTATCGGACTTCAGCAGTCCCTCGAGTGAGAGGTCTTCCGCTCCCTCGGCCACGCCGCCCAAGGAAAGTTTATTCCGCCTTCGGGATACTAACTCGTCACCGGAGAAAATACGCACTTACTGTTTTAGCGAGGACGATCTATTCACAGTTCTCTATGGTTACTCCAGGAGCCAGGAGCACCACGCGATCTCAGGTGTTGCACTGCCAGGAAAGTCAG TTTCTGAGAGCCAGTTTCTCTCATTGGATACTGATGTGCTGGAACTTCCTGAAG GGTTGACCATCCTCCAGACCACTTGTGGAAATGCATCCCATTATGGGGTGTTCTCAAACAAAGGCTCCATTCCTAAAGGGACTCGCTATGGGCCCTTCCAAGGCAAACTGGTCAATACGAGCGAGATCAAAACACACGATGACAACACGCTGATGTGGGAG GTGTTTGAGAATGGCCGTTTGAGTCACTTTGTGGACGGCCGGGGCAGCTCAGGGAACTGGATGTCCCTAGTGAAGTGTGCACGTTTCCCAGAAGAACAGAATCTGATTGCCATTCAGAGCCAGCGTCAGATCTTCTATGAGACCTGCAAGGACGTCCAGCCGAGTCAGGAACTGCTGGTCTGGTACGGGGACTGTTATGTCCAGTTCCTGGGTATCCCCCTCACCCTGAAGAACTCGCTTGAGGAGAACAACTCGATGCTCCCAGCTGAAG ATCTTGGAGAAGGTTTCAAGTGTGATCGATGTGGGAAAGTGTTCGCGTACAAATATTACAGAGACAAGCATCTGAAGTATACACGATGCGTGGATCAGGGCGACCGGAAGTTTCCTTGTCATCTCTGCAACAGGTCTTTTGAGAAGAGAGACCGCTTACGCATTCACATCTTACACGTTCACgagaaacacaggccacacaag TGTTCGGTGTGCGGAAAGAGTTTCTCTCAGTCGTCCAGTCTGAATAAACACATGCGCGTGCACTCCGGAGAGCGGCCGTACAAGTGTGTCTACTGTAATAAG GCCTTCACAGCTTCCAGTATTCTGCGCACGCATATTCGCCAGCACTCTGGAGAGCGGCCTTTCAAGTGCAAGCACTGCGGAAAGGCCTTCGCATCGCACGCCGCGCATGACAGCCACGTCAGGCGTACCCACACCAAGGACAAGCCGTCTCCATGTGACGTTTGTGGAAGCACCTTTCCAGATGTAGAAGAACTCAAGCACCACATGAAGAATCATACAA AAAGACCGTTTTTGGAAACCGCGGCTCTTCCATCTCTATCCACAAACGAATCTATCGAGGGTGCAGGGATGTTTTCGGTTGGCAAGCCCAGCAGGACTCAGAGACTCCAGAGTGAAAACTTTCCCTTCAGCGGACTGACT ACCACCACCCATCTCCAGACCACCACCCATCCCCAGACCACCACCCATCCCCAGACCACCACCCATCCCCAGACCACCACCCATCCCCAGACCACCACCTATCCCCAGACCACCACCCATCTCCAGACCACCACCCATCCCCAGACCACCACCCATCTCCAGACCACCACCCATCCCCAGACCACCACCCATCTCCAGACCACCACCCATCCCCAGACCACCACCCATCTCCAGACCGCCACCCATCCCCAGACCACCACCCATCTCCAGACCACCACCCATCCCCAgaccacctcaccacacctcag GGGATGTCCAGCCGTGACCCCGAGCAGCCCCCTGAGGTCTGGAGGGGTCAAAGGGTGCCGGCGCTTCAAAGATGTGGAGCTCCAGCCGCTTCTGCAGTTCAGCCTGCTCCTGCCTGGATGA